In Deinococcota bacterium, a single genomic region encodes these proteins:
- a CDS encoding menaquinone biosynthesis decarboxylase, giving the protein MPYPDLRSFIAELERRGELLRVKEPVSHELEITEIADRMVKRGGPALLFENVPGKDFPLVIGLLGSRERMALALGVNRLDDVGERIRKLLDVKLGGGLLGLASNLPKLREVASLPPKRVRTGPVQEVVWREGEVDLERLPVLKCWPQDGGPFVTLPLVITKDPETGDVNIGMYRMQVFDRNTTGMHWQRHKTGARHLEGAKGLGQRLEVAVALGGDPILTYAATAPLPPIPGLNEFSLTGYLRGKSLELCRALTVDLEVPAGAEFVLEGYVDPWEDWRVEGPFGDHTGFYTLEDLYPAFHVTAVTMRRDPIYPATIVGRPPMEDAYLIEASERIFLVPAQLILPEIKDYHLPPAGIAHNLVNVVIDKHYPGQAYKVANGLLGLGQMMFAKVLLVSDEEVRPQDHPGFWRAVLRNALPGRDSQFAKGPIDVLDHSSRSWSYGSKLIVDGTVKHDEEGAHAHWQPNLERPQEDLPGHGDVVRQHQHAGGFWFLTTAKTRAGQGGALGEWAVKQEVARGVRLVAVVDHETDPTDFEEVMWTLLNNIDPERDVRIVGAPDGPAFVMDGTPKLSAEGFNRDWPDKITMTEEVKRKVDAIMARLEGEPVGSS; this is encoded by the coding sequence ATGCCCTACCCGGATCTGAGAAGCTTCATCGCCGAGCTCGAGCGCCGCGGCGAGCTCCTGCGCGTCAAAGAGCCCGTCTCGCACGAGTTGGAGATCACCGAGATCGCCGATAGGATGGTGAAACGGGGCGGCCCGGCGCTGCTCTTCGAGAATGTCCCCGGCAAGGACTTTCCCCTGGTCATCGGCCTCCTGGGCAGCCGCGAGCGCATGGCCCTGGCGCTCGGCGTCAACAGGCTCGACGACGTGGGCGAACGCATCCGCAAGCTCCTCGACGTGAAGCTGGGCGGCGGCCTGCTCGGCCTGGCCTCGAACCTGCCGAAGCTGAGGGAGGTCGCCTCCTTGCCGCCCAAGCGGGTGCGCACCGGCCCGGTGCAGGAGGTGGTGTGGCGCGAGGGCGAGGTGGACCTGGAGAGGCTGCCGGTGCTCAAGTGCTGGCCGCAGGACGGCGGGCCCTTCGTCACCCTGCCGCTCGTCATCACCAAGGACCCCGAGACGGGCGACGTCAACATCGGCATGTACCGGATGCAGGTCTTCGACCGAAACACCACCGGCATGCACTGGCAGCGGCACAAGACGGGGGCGCGGCACCTGGAAGGGGCCAAAGGGCTCGGCCAGAGGCTCGAGGTGGCCGTGGCCCTGGGCGGCGACCCCATCCTCACCTACGCCGCCACCGCGCCCTTGCCGCCGATCCCCGGTCTGAACGAGTTCTCGCTGACGGGCTACCTGCGGGGCAAGTCCTTGGAGCTCTGCCGGGCGCTGACCGTGGACCTGGAGGTCCCGGCGGGAGCCGAGTTCGTGCTCGAGGGCTACGTGGACCCCTGGGAGGACTGGCGCGTGGAGGGCCCCTTCGGCGACCACACCGGCTTCTACACCCTCGAGGACCTCTACCCGGCCTTTCACGTCACCGCCGTCACCATGCGCCGTGACCCTATCTATCCCGCCACCATCGTCGGCCGCCCGCCGATGGAGGACGCCTACCTCATCGAGGCCTCCGAGCGCATCTTCTTGGTGCCCGCCCAGCTCATCTTGCCCGAGATCAAGGACTACCACCTGCCGCCCGCGGGCATCGCCCACAACCTCGTCAACGTGGTCATCGACAAGCACTACCCCGGCCAGGCCTACAAGGTCGCCAACGGGCTGTTGGGGTTGGGCCAGATGATGTTCGCCAAGGTTCTCCTGGTGAGCGACGAGGAGGTGAGGCCGCAGGACCACCCGGGCTTCTGGCGGGCGGTCCTAAGAAACGCCCTGCCCGGCCGCGACTCGCAGTTCGCCAAGGGGCCCATCGACGTGCTCGACCACTCGAGCCGCTCCTGGAGCTACGGCAGCAAGCTCATCGTCGACGGCACCGTCAAGCACGACGAGGAGGGCGCGCACGCCCATTGGCAGCCCAACCTCGAGCGGCCGCAGGAAGACCTGCCGGGCCACGGCGACGTCGTGAGGCAGCACCAGCACGCGGGCGGCTTCTGGTTTTTGACAACCGCCAAGACTCGAGCCGGCCAGGGCGGCGCGCTCGGCGAATGGGCGGTCAAGCAAGAGGTGGCCAGAGGCGTGCGCCTCGTCGCCGTGGTGGATCACGAAACCGACCCCACGGACTTCGAAGAGGTGATGTGGACCTTGCTCAACAACATCGACCCCGAGCGCGACGTGCGGATTGTGGGCGCCCCGGACGGTCCCGCCTTTGTCATGGACGGCACGCCCAAACTGTCGGCGGAAGGCTTCAACCGCGACTGGCCCGACAAGATCACCATGACCGAAGAGGTCAAGCGCAAGGTGGACGCAATCATGGCGCGGCTGGAAGGGGAGCCGGTGGGCTCGAGCTAA
- a CDS encoding S9 family peptidase, whose translation MPIEMSIEEVARYPLPGMAAPGAFAFSPDDALIAYLRSPDRSLVRDLYLFDPETGEERLLVRLGEASEEELSLEEKLRRERQRQRELGVTGFAWREGRLLLPLRGDIYLQDGPDAPLRRVVEGGGKPALSPQLSPDGRWLAYVQDAELCVVAAEGGKPRQLTCGARETGKTHGLAEYLAQEEMGRSEGFWWSPDSRSLAFAEVDETRVPVYRILHQGKGAVGEGAQEDHRYPFAGGPNARVRLGVVPVGGGEPVWMSLGEMDSGEAEYLARVHWFPGGTLAAQLQDRRQRELTLVRFDPETGASTVLLRETSEVWINLHDLFRPLEGGGFLWASERTGFRHLYLYDADGRPVRPLTEGAWMVDSLEGVDEEQGIVYLTGSAEGPLERHLYAVSLHAVSLPGGEPKRLSAEPGMHSVTLDHKMRRFVDVHHALARPPTVTLRSLADGERIATVCDEPDPRVAELGLGPPERVTLESRDGETLHGAIYQPPASFGSGPFPTIVSVYGGPHAQRVTNGWDMTVDMRAQALASLGFLVFKLDNRGSARRGLLFEGAIKGRMGELEVGDQVDGVRWLAAQGLADLARVGVYGWSYGGYLAAMSLCRAPEVFKVAVAGAPVTHWDGYDSHYSERYLGLPGENPQGYEASSVMRHIEGLRGKLLLVHGLIDENVHFRHTARLIGALNRARKPYDLLLLPDERHMPRKEADRVYMEERVRDYFLSHL comes from the coding sequence ATGCCTATCGAGATGTCTATCGAAGAGGTCGCCAGATACCCCCTGCCCGGCATGGCGGCGCCCGGCGCCTTCGCCTTCAGCCCCGACGACGCGCTCATCGCCTACCTCCGCTCCCCCGACAGGTCGCTCGTCCGAGACCTCTACCTCTTTGACCCCGAGACGGGCGAGGAGAGGCTGCTTGTCCGTCTCGGAGAGGCCAGCGAGGAAGAGCTGTCGCTCGAGGAGAAGCTCAGGCGCGAGCGCCAGCGCCAGCGCGAGCTCGGCGTGACCGGCTTCGCCTGGCGCGAGGGCCGCCTGCTCCTGCCCCTGCGCGGCGACATCTACCTCCAGGACGGTCCCGACGCGCCCTTGCGCAGGGTCGTGGAGGGGGGAGGCAAGCCCGCCCTGAGCCCGCAGCTCTCGCCCGACGGGCGCTGGCTGGCCTACGTGCAGGACGCCGAACTCTGCGTCGTCGCCGCCGAGGGCGGTAAGCCCCGGCAACTCACCTGCGGTGCGCGCGAGACGGGCAAGACCCACGGCCTGGCCGAGTACCTCGCCCAGGAGGAGATGGGCCGGAGCGAGGGCTTCTGGTGGTCGCCCGACAGCCGCTCCCTGGCCTTCGCCGAGGTGGACGAGACCCGCGTCCCCGTCTACCGCATCCTGCACCAGGGCAAGGGCGCGGTGGGGGAGGGCGCGCAGGAGGATCACCGCTACCCTTTCGCGGGCGGGCCCAACGCCCGCGTCCGGCTGGGCGTCGTCCCCGTAGGAGGCGGCGAGCCGGTGTGGATGAGTTTGGGCGAGATGGACTCGGGCGAAGCAGAATACCTGGCGCGGGTCCACTGGTTTCCAGGCGGGACCTTGGCGGCGCAGCTCCAGGACCGCAGGCAGCGCGAGCTTACGCTCGTGCGCTTCGACCCCGAGACGGGCGCGAGCACCGTCTTGCTGCGCGAGACGAGCGAGGTCTGGATCAACCTGCACGACCTCTTCCGGCCGCTCGAGGGCGGCGGCTTTCTCTGGGCTTCGGAGCGGACGGGCTTTCGCCACCTCTATCTCTACGACGCGGACGGTCGGCCCGTCCGGCCGCTCACCGAGGGGGCGTGGATGGTCGACAGCTTGGAGGGCGTGGACGAAGAGCAGGGGATCGTCTACCTTACGGGGAGCGCTGAGGGCCCGCTCGAGCGCCACCTCTACGCCGTCTCTCTGCACGCCGTCTCTCTGCCAGGAGGCGAGCCCAAACGCCTCAGCGCCGAGCCGGGCATGCACAGCGTCACCCTCGACCACAAGATGAGGCGCTTCGTGGACGTGCATCACGCGCTGGCGAGGCCGCCGACCGTCACCCTGCGGAGCCTGGCGGACGGCGAGCGCATCGCCACCGTCTGCGACGAGCCCGACCCGCGCGTGGCCGAGCTGGGGCTCGGGCCGCCGGAACGCGTCACTCTGGAGAGCCGCGACGGCGAGACCCTCCACGGGGCCATCTACCAGCCCCCGGCCTCCTTCGGCTCCGGGCCCTTCCCGACCATCGTGAGCGTCTACGGCGGCCCGCACGCCCAGCGGGTGACGAACGGCTGGGACATGACGGTGGACATGCGCGCCCAGGCCTTGGCCTCCTTGGGCTTTCTCGTCTTCAAGCTCGACAACCGCGGCAGCGCCCGGCGCGGCCTGCTCTTCGAGGGCGCTATCAAGGGCAGGATGGGCGAGCTCGAGGTGGGCGACCAGGTCGACGGTGTGCGCTGGCTGGCGGCGCAAGGGCTGGCGGACTTGGCGCGCGTGGGCGTCTACGGCTGGAGCTACGGCGGCTACCTGGCGGCGATGAGCCTGTGCCGGGCGCCCGAGGTGTTCAAGGTGGCGGTCGCGGGCGCGCCCGTCACCCACTGGGACGGCTACGACTCCCACTACAGCGAGCGCTACCTGGGCCTGCCGGGCGAGAACCCTCAGGGCTACGAGGCGAGCAGCGTCATGCGCCACATAGAAGGCCTGCGCGGCAAGCTGCTCCTGGTCCACGGTCTCATCGACGAGAACGTCCACTTCCGGCACACGGCGAGGCTGATCGGCGCGCTCAACCGCGCCCGCAAACCTTACGACCTCCTCCTCCTTCCCGACGAGCGCCACATGCCCCGGAAGGAGGCCGACCGCGTCTATATGGAGGAGCGCGTCCGCGACTACTTCCTGAGCCATCTTTAG
- a CDS encoding nucleoside deaminase, which produces MDEFMRGALAEAEQGLAEGGIPIGSVLVHDGRVLGRGHNRRVQGGSAILHGEMDALERAGRQPAAVYRASTLYTTLSPCAMCSGAILLYGIPRVIVGENRTFMGEEDLLRSRGVRVEVLQDEGCIRLMTGFIRDHPELWREDIGV; this is translated from the coding sequence ATGGATGAGTTCATGCGGGGGGCCCTAGCAGAGGCCGAGCAGGGGCTAGCGGAAGGCGGCATTCCCATCGGTTCGGTTTTGGTCCATGACGGACGCGTCTTGGGGCGCGGCCACAACCGCCGGGTGCAGGGGGGCAGCGCTATTCTGCACGGTGAGATGGACGCCTTGGAACGTGCCGGGCGCCAGCCCGCCGCGGTCTACCGGGCCTCGACGCTCTACACCACGCTCTCGCCCTGCGCGATGTGCAGCGGCGCGATTCTGCTCTACGGCATTCCGCGCGTGATCGTCGGCGAGAACAGGACGTTCATGGGCGAAGAGGATCTCCTGCGCTCGAGGGGCGTCAGGGTCGAGGTCCTGCAAGACGAGGGCTGCATCCGCCTCATGACCGGCTTTATTCGCGATCACCCCGAGCTCTGGCGCGAGGACATCGGGGTATGA
- a CDS encoding thiolase family protein, protein MNVVIASAVRSPIASFRGAFASLKASRLGATVVKEAVSRAGVSPGEVDLVLMGNVLSAGMGQAPARQAALYAGLSETTPAVTLNKMCGSGLEAVIQAARAVALGDAKIAVAGGMESMSQAPYLLPKAREGLRMGHGELLDSMVHDGLWDVYGDKHMGSCAERCAREYSFSREAQDDYALRSYRRAQEANEEGYFEEEIVPVEVPGRKGEVTVVSRDEEPSRVDFAKLPTLRPVFEKGGSVTAGNASTINDGAAALVVCTEETARERGLPVMAKISGYAVSATDSEWFTVAPIAAMRTLFEHLGWQADEVNLYEINEAFAVVPMAAMQEFGLCADKVNVHGGAVALGHPIGASGARILATLLHALKRRGETRGVASICIGGGEALAMAVELVG, encoded by the coding sequence ATGAATGTCGTGATCGCCTCGGCTGTGCGCAGCCCGATAGCCTCGTTTCGGGGGGCCTTCGCATCCCTCAAGGCCTCGCGGCTCGGGGCCACGGTCGTCAAGGAGGCCGTGAGCCGCGCCGGGGTCTCGCCGGGCGAGGTCGACCTGGTCCTGATGGGCAACGTCTTGTCGGCGGGCATGGGCCAGGCCCCGGCGCGCCAGGCGGCGCTCTACGCCGGTTTGAGCGAGACCACGCCCGCCGTCACCCTCAACAAGATGTGCGGCAGCGGGCTCGAGGCGGTCATCCAGGCGGCCAGGGCGGTGGCCTTGGGCGACGCCAAGATCGCCGTGGCGGGCGGGATGGAGTCGATGAGCCAGGCGCCCTATCTCTTGCCCAAGGCGCGCGAGGGCCTCAGGATGGGCCACGGAGAGCTGCTCGACTCGATGGTCCACGACGGTCTCTGGGACGTCTACGGCGACAAGCACATGGGCTCGTGCGCGGAGAGGTGCGCCAGGGAGTACAGCTTCAGCCGCGAGGCCCAGGACGACTACGCGCTGCGCTCCTACCGGCGCGCCCAGGAGGCGAACGAAGAGGGTTACTTCGAGGAGGAGATCGTGCCCGTCGAGGTTCCCGGCCGCAAGGGCGAGGTGACGGTCGTCAGCCGGGACGAGGAGCCCAGCCGCGTCGATTTCGCCAAATTGCCCACCCTGCGCCCGGTCTTCGAGAAGGGCGGCAGCGTCACCGCGGGCAACGCCTCGACCATCAACGACGGCGCCGCCGCCCTGGTGGTCTGCACCGAGGAGACCGCCCGCGAGCGCGGTCTGCCGGTGATGGCTAAGATCAGCGGCTACGCCGTCAGCGCCACCGACTCCGAGTGGTTCACCGTCGCGCCGATCGCCGCCATGCGCACGCTCTTCGAGCACTTGGGCTGGCAAGCTGACGAGGTGAACCTGTACGAGATCAACGAGGCCTTCGCGGTGGTGCCGATGGCCGCCATGCAGGAGTTCGGCCTCTGCGCCGACAAGGTCAACGTCCACGGCGGCGCGGTCGCCCTGGGCCACCCCATCGGCGCCTCGGGCGCGCGCATCCTCGCCACCTTGCTGCACGCCCTAAAGCGCCGCGGCGAGACCAGGGGCGTGGCGAGCATCTGCATCGGCGGCGGCGAGGCTCTGGCGATGGCCGTGGAGCTGGTAGGCTAA
- a CDS encoding acetamidase/formamidase family protein codes for MALYVIEPEERTLHGHFSKDLPPVLSVEPGDTVRYRTLDAGWGLEPFGEDGNERRLFEPRQPGLDDGHALCGPIGVRGAAPGMALEVHVGALVPGLWGWNWSRSRIDWLNRRLGVAEGEARLMNWTLDPEAMIGRNQHGHSVALSPFMGVMGGPPPEEGKHPTAPPRVWGGNIDCKELTSGTTLYLPVGVPGARFSVGDGHAAQGDGEVSGTAIECPVERLELTFGLREDMALRTPRAKTPSAWLSFGFHEDLSEATALALADMLSLMEGLLDVDRKDALALASVVVDLRVTQIVNGVCGVHAALPHGAVR; via the coding sequence ATGGCCCTTTATGTCATCGAGCCGGAGGAGCGCACGCTGCACGGCCACTTCTCGAAAGACCTGCCGCCGGTGCTTAGCGTCGAGCCGGGCGACACCGTTCGCTACCGCACCCTCGACGCGGGCTGGGGGCTCGAGCCCTTCGGCGAAGACGGAAACGAGCGCCGGCTTTTCGAACCCCGCCAGCCGGGCCTCGACGACGGCCACGCGCTCTGCGGCCCCATAGGGGTCCGCGGGGCGGCGCCGGGGATGGCGCTCGAGGTGCATGTCGGCGCGCTTGTCCCGGGCCTCTGGGGCTGGAACTGGAGCCGGAGCCGCATCGATTGGCTCAACCGGCGGCTCGGCGTGGCCGAGGGCGAGGCGCGGCTCATGAACTGGACGCTCGACCCCGAAGCGATGATCGGCCGAAATCAACACGGCCACAGCGTCGCCCTGAGCCCGTTCATGGGCGTGATGGGTGGGCCGCCTCCCGAAGAGGGCAAGCACCCGACCGCCCCACCGCGCGTCTGGGGCGGCAACATCGACTGCAAGGAACTCACCAGCGGCACGACCCTCTACCTTCCCGTGGGCGTGCCCGGCGCGCGCTTTTCGGTCGGCGACGGCCACGCCGCCCAGGGCGACGGCGAGGTGAGCGGCACCGCCATCGAGTGTCCGGTGGAACGCCTCGAGCTGACCTTTGGCCTCCGTGAGGACATGGCGCTCAGGACGCCTCGAGCCAAGACGCCGAGCGCCTGGCTCTCCTTCGGCTTTCACGAGGACCTGAGCGAGGCGACGGCCCTCGCGCTGGCCGACATGCTGAGCTTGATGGAAGGGCTCCTGGACGTGGACCGCAAAGACGCGCTGGCGCTCGCCAGCGTGGTGGTCGACTTGCGCGTGACCCAAATCGTCAACGGGGTCTGCGGCGTGCACGCCGCCCTGCCGCACGGAGCGGTGCGCTGA
- a CDS encoding DUF202 domain-containing protein, whose protein sequence is MNDEELAGESRHELAEDRTDWAHERTLLAKERTFSAWVRTGLASIAAGIGVSRLLAALEPGWLVGVLGTLLVVMGAAALAFGFWSYRKTLAKLEQEGVRGIPGWALGLFTLVLMAGAAMALLLIWLN, encoded by the coding sequence GTGAACGACGAAGAGCTGGCCGGCGAATCCCGCCACGAGCTGGCTGAGGATCGCACCGATTGGGCGCACGAGCGGACGCTGCTCGCCAAGGAGCGGACCTTTAGCGCCTGGGTGCGCACCGGCCTGGCGTCCATCGCTGCGGGCATCGGGGTGTCACGGCTCTTGGCCGCGCTCGAGCCCGGCTGGCTGGTCGGCGTCCTCGGCACGCTGCTCGTCGTCATGGGCGCCGCGGCTCTGGCCTTCGGCTTCTGGAGCTACCGCAAGACGCTCGCCAAGCTCGAGCAGGAAGGTGTCCGGGGCATTCCCGGCTGGGCGCTGGGGCTCTTCACCCTGGTACTCATGGCCGGGGCGGCCATGGCGCTGCTGCTCATCTGGCTCAACTAG
- the hflX gene encoding GTPase HflX — protein sequence MKSNQVKRLSNLYRRKLPPQAPVTADLARAMGDLSLELKKPISLLIDRRGRVLTVAVGDAQDAPLPPVHGEAERRLKGLRLVHTHLKPGGLSGGDLSALFLNRLDAVIAVDITGNGNGHAQLGNAHLAQLAPPTAAEEDWIVHGPRPVFELERLDILRMIESLEEELQRSAGARETRRSSRERAVLIGLNTGEHPSLSDSRLDELTELARSAGAVVAVRSRQQRKSPDPRTLVGRGKLQELVSKAYHEDADLLVFDRELNPAQAREIEEETKLKVLDRTQLILDIFAQNARGREAQVQVELAQLTYQITRLAGRGVAMSRLGGGIGTRGPGETKLEVDRRRIRDRITTLESEVSEISKRRGERRKSRTRSQTPVIALVGYTNAGKSTLFNAMSKAEVLSQNRLFATLRPTTREAWLPGLGEWGGKVLMTDTVGFIRDLPDELVNAFRATLEELHDADLLLHVVDGASPGASERVNAVERILDELKLEVPRLVVINKGDLAERDVLQGLTERYQALAVSAETGEGLGALKDQLADWLESPRHDPQLRGAQEAVATTPYDTTPYG from the coding sequence TTGAAGAGCAACCAAGTCAAGCGCCTCAGCAACCTCTACCGCCGCAAACTGCCCCCGCAAGCGCCCGTCACCGCCGATCTGGCCCGGGCGATGGGCGACCTCTCGCTCGAGCTCAAGAAGCCCATCTCGCTGCTCATCGACCGCCGCGGCCGGGTGCTCACCGTCGCCGTCGGCGACGCTCAAGACGCCCCGCTGCCGCCTGTTCACGGTGAGGCCGAAAGGCGCCTCAAGGGCCTCAGGCTGGTCCACACCCATCTCAAGCCGGGGGGGCTCAGTGGCGGCGACCTGTCGGCGCTCTTCTTGAACCGGCTCGACGCCGTGATCGCCGTCGACATCACGGGCAACGGCAACGGCCATGCCCAGTTGGGCAACGCCCATCTCGCCCAGCTGGCCCCGCCGACCGCTGCGGAGGAGGACTGGATCGTTCACGGGCCCCGGCCCGTCTTCGAACTCGAGCGCCTCGACATCCTCAGGATGATCGAGAGCCTGGAAGAGGAGTTGCAGCGCTCGGCCGGCGCGCGAGAGACCAGGCGCTCGAGCCGGGAGCGCGCGGTCCTGATCGGCCTCAACACCGGCGAGCACCCTTCCCTGAGCGACTCGAGGCTGGATGAGCTCACCGAGCTCGCCCGCAGTGCCGGGGCGGTGGTCGCCGTCAGGAGCCGCCAGCAGCGCAAGAGCCCCGACCCGCGCACGCTCGTGGGCCGGGGCAAGCTGCAAGAACTCGTCTCCAAGGCCTACCATGAGGACGCCGACCTGCTCGTCTTCGACCGCGAGCTGAACCCCGCGCAGGCGCGCGAGATCGAGGAGGAGACCAAGCTGAAGGTCCTGGACCGCACCCAGCTCATCTTGGACATCTTCGCGCAGAACGCCCGCGGCCGCGAGGCGCAGGTCCAAGTCGAGCTGGCGCAGCTCACCTACCAGATCACCCGCCTCGCCGGCCGCGGCGTGGCGATGAGCCGCCTGGGCGGCGGCATCGGCACGCGCGGCCCCGGCGAGACCAAGCTCGAGGTCGACCGCCGCCGCATCCGCGACCGCATCACCACCCTGGAGAGCGAGGTGAGCGAGATCAGCAAGCGCCGCGGCGAGCGGCGCAAGAGCCGCACCCGCTCGCAGACGCCGGTGATCGCCCTGGTCGGCTACACCAACGCCGGCAAGTCCACGCTCTTCAACGCCATGAGCAAGGCCGAGGTCTTGAGCCAGAACAGGCTCTTCGCGACGCTCCGGCCCACCACCCGCGAGGCCTGGTTGCCGGGCCTGGGCGAGTGGGGCGGCAAGGTGCTCATGACCGACACCGTGGGCTTTATCCGCGATCTGCCGGACGAGCTCGTCAACGCCTTTCGTGCCACCCTCGAGGAGCTTCACGACGCCGACCTGCTCCTGCACGTCGTCGACGGCGCCTCTCCCGGCGCCTCCGAGCGGGTGAACGCGGTCGAGCGGATCTTGGACGAGCTCAAGCTCGAGGTGCCGCGCTTGGTCGTCATCAACAAGGGCGACCTCGCCGAGCGCGACGTGTTGCAGGGCCTGACCGAACGCTACCAGGCGCTGGCCGTGTCCGCCGAGACGGGCGAGGGCCTGGGCGCGCTCAAGGACCAGCTGGCGGACTGGCTCGAGTCGCCGCGTCACGACCCCCAACTCCGCGGCGCCCAGGAAGCCGTCGCCACGACACCCTATGACACGACACCCTACGGTTAA
- a CDS encoding DNA-3-methyladenine glycosylase 2 family protein: MLETLGPPPLWRREPGFATLLQIILEQQVSLHSARAAFERLLAVTGPLTPEGFLLLDDATLKAVGFSRQKTAYGRHLARALLERGLDLGPLETLDDAAARAELIRLKGVGPWTADIYLLMALGRPDAWPGGDLALAVAVQEVKGLAGRPGSAELERLAEAWRPCRAVAARLLWHYYLKGRNKDG, from the coding sequence GTGCTGGAGACGCTCGGGCCGCCGCCGCTGTGGCGGCGCGAGCCGGGCTTTGCCACGCTCTTGCAGATCATCCTCGAGCAGCAGGTCTCGCTTCATTCGGCGCGGGCGGCCTTCGAGCGGCTCCTGGCGGTTACGGGACCGCTGACGCCGGAGGGCTTCTTGCTGCTTGACGACGCCACGCTCAAGGCCGTCGGCTTCAGCCGTCAGAAGACCGCTTACGGTCGTCACCTGGCTCGGGCGCTGCTGGAGAGGGGGCTCGACTTGGGTCCTCTCGAGACCCTGGACGACGCGGCGGCGCGCGCCGAGCTCATCAGGCTGAAGGGCGTCGGCCCCTGGACCGCCGACATCTACTTGCTCATGGCCCTGGGGCGGCCCGACGCCTGGCCGGGCGGCGACTTGGCCTTGGCGGTGGCAGTGCAGGAGGTGAAAGGCCTGGCCGGGCGGCCGGGCTCGGCCGAGCTCGAGCGCCTGGCCGAAGCCTGGCGGCCCTGCCGGGCGGTGGCGGCGCGGCTCCTGTGGCACTACTATTTGAAGGGAAGGAACAAAGATGGATGA
- a CDS encoding HEPN domain-containing protein, whose translation MEAFDREEFERWLSQAKHTLASAERDAAEGDFGWACFKAQQAGEYALKSLLRGLGQAAHGHVLRRLLATLASAGISLPSELLDAAQKLDLHYIPTRYPDAYPEGSPHEYYNHRTAEEATGAAHQIVTWVQSAA comes from the coding sequence GTGGAAGCCTTCGACCGCGAGGAGTTCGAGCGCTGGCTGAGCCAAGCCAAGCACACCCTGGCATCTGCCGAGCGCGATGCGGCCGAGGGAGACTTCGGCTGGGCCTGTTTCAAGGCCCAGCAAGCGGGCGAGTACGCGCTCAAAAGCCTCCTGCGTGGTCTAGGACAAGCTGCTCACGGCCACGTCCTGAGGCGCCTGCTGGCTACGCTGGCCTCCGCAGGCATCAGCCTACCCTCCGAACTCCTCGACGCCGCGCAGAAACTGGACCTCCATTACATCCCTACGCGCTATCCCGACGCCTATCCCGAGGGAAGCCCTCACGAGTATTACAACCACAGGACGGCTGAGGAGGCCACGGGTGCAGCCCATCAGATCGTCACCTGGGTTCAGAGCGCTGCTTGA
- a CDS encoding M42 family metallopeptidase, translated as MDSFNSELLKRLSEVAGVPGREERVRELIRAELEGVVDSLSEDAMGNLIAFKGGNTEQAKRVMLSAHMDEIGFYVSFIDDKGFLRVNPAGGFDARTLFARQVTVHARGGDLVGVLNPATKPIHILPPDERGKVPQLHEFAIDLGMSGEAVKERVRVGDPVTLIQECRDLGAVVTGKAMDDRASCWIQIETLKRLQEPAYDVYAVFSVQEEVGLRGARTGAYHIEPDIGIALDVTLAVDTPGGAEHQRVSELGKGVALKVMDSSAISTRWLLDAFIQLAEAEAIPYQLEVLPLGGTDAGAIQLSRAGVPSLTLSTPTRYIHTVTEMVSKSDLGAAVKLLTAYLEAGKGED; from the coding sequence ATGGATTCATTCAACAGCGAGCTACTCAAGAGGCTTTCCGAAGTGGCCGGGGTGCCGGGGCGCGAGGAGCGCGTGCGCGAGCTCATCCGGGCCGAGCTCGAGGGTGTCGTGGACAGCCTCAGCGAGGACGCCATGGGCAACCTCATCGCCTTCAAGGGTGGCAATACAGAACAGGCCAAGCGCGTCATGCTCTCGGCCCACATGGACGAGATCGGCTTTTACGTCTCCTTTATCGACGACAAGGGCTTTTTGCGCGTCAACCCGGCGGGCGGCTTCGACGCCCGCACCCTCTTCGCTCGCCAGGTGACCGTCCACGCCAGGGGCGGCGACCTCGTCGGCGTCTTGAACCCGGCGACCAAGCCTATCCACATCCTGCCGCCCGACGAGCGGGGCAAGGTGCCGCAGCTCCACGAGTTCGCCATCGACCTGGGCATGAGCGGAGAGGCGGTCAAGGAGAGAGTCCGCGTCGGCGACCCGGTCACGCTCATCCAGGAATGCCGCGACCTGGGCGCGGTGGTGACCGGCAAGGCGATGGACGACCGCGCCAGCTGCTGGATCCAGATCGAGACCCTAAAGCGACTCCAGGAGCCCGCCTACGACGTCTACGCGGTCTTCAGCGTGCAGGAGGAGGTCGGCCTGCGCGGCGCCCGCACGGGTGCCTACCACATCGAGCCCGACATCGGCATTGCCCTCGACGTGACCCTGGCGGTCGACACGCCCGGCGGCGCCGAGCACCAGCGCGTCAGCGAACTCGGCAAGGGCGTGGCGCTCAAGGTGATGGACTCGAGCGCCATCAGCACCCGCTGGCTCTTGGACGCCTTTATCCAACTGGCGGAAGCGGAAGCGATTCCCTACCAGCTCGAGGTCCTGCCGCTGGGCGGCACCGACGCCGGGGCCATCCAGCTGAGCCGCGCGGGCGTGCCCAGCCTCACCCTGTCGACGCCCACGCGCTATATCCACACCGTCACCGAGATGGTCTCGAAGAGCGACCTGGGGGCGGCCGTCAAACTCCTCACCGCCTACCTCGAGGCGGGCAAGGGAGAGGACTAA